The genomic DNA ATCGATTGATTTTCGTCGTTCAGGCCCGCCTGTCCGACTCCGGAAGGGAACGGTTCGGTCTTGACGGGGGTGTTGGATACTGTCTGAAAAAAAGGACAAATCATAAACCCGATATTTCTGAGTTAGTTCGTTAAGTCAGCTAGTTACGGTGTTTATGGCGTGGGGTGCCCGTTCCTGCGCAGGGAAAGGATGATGGTCAGGCTTGAGAAAAAAATCCCAAGATACGGCGAAATCCGAAGAGTCCAAAAAAACGTACAGGCGTCCGTCTTGGCAGACCGGGGACAATCCGCCTTGTGCAATATTGAACAAGACGTAACCGATTTTTTTTGGAGACTGAGTGAAATGTCGTCTTTTCGGACGATCGGTCGGTTGACCGAGTCAACGTGGAGCCGGGGGCGTTGGAAGCCTGATTTCGGTTTTTTAGTATTCGGGCGTTTCGGCGGAAGCGGACCGGGGTTTAGTTGGCACTGAACCGGATGTCTTCGGAGACAGAGGGGAGGGAGAAGGAGAAGACGCTGCCGCTGCCCTCGATGGACTGTACGCCGATCGTGCCGCCGTAGTGCTCCACAATCTCCTTGCAGATGGCCAGGCCCAGGCCGGTGCCCTTTTCGCCGTTGCGGACCGTGTCGCCCAGCCGGGACTTGTGGAACTTTTCGAATATTTCGTCCAACTCGTCCGTCGGGATGCCTGGGCCGGTGTCGCTGACGGACACGGTCAGGGCAGCGTCGTTTTCCTCCAAGGCCACGGTGACGCGGCCTTTTCTGGTGAACTTGTAGGCATTGTTCAGGAGATTGATGAGCACTTGCTTGATCTTGTCCGGGTCGGCGTGGATGCGCCGGGAGGTCTCGGGCAGGTATGTGAACAGCTCCACGTCCTTGGACGCGTTGAAGCCGCCAGCGGCGGAGGCCACGGCTTCGCGGATCACCTCACTGGGGTTGAGCAGGGTGTCGTTCCAGCAGGCTTTGCCAGATTCGATGCGGTTGATGTCCAGAAAATCGTTTATCAGCCGGGTAAGGCGTTCGCCTTCGGTGTCGATGATTTCAAGGTTGTCTTGAATGCGCGCGGCCTTGGCGGCCAGCTTGTCGCTGTCGGCCTGGGGCAGGAAATGCCGGGAGAAGTCCTTGGCGCAGAGTTTGGCGAAACCGCGAATCGATGTCAGCGGGGTGCGCAGCTCGTGGGAAACCGACGAGACCATGGAGGACTTCACCTCGTCGAGGGTCATCAGCCGCCGGTTGGCCTCTTCGAGTTCCGCCTTGCGGGTTTCGATTTCGGTGGTGCGCTGCTCGACTTTGTCCTCAAGCTCCTCGTTGAGCCGGGTCAGGGCCTCCTCGATGGTCTTGCGCTCGATGGCGAGGGCCACCTGTTCGGACACGGCGGTCATGAAGGTCACGGCCTCCTCGGTGTACTGCCTGGGATTGGCGTAGTCCTGCACGACCATGGTTCCGACCACTTTGTCGCCCTGTCTGAGCGGCACGCCCAGCCATGTGGCGGGCGCAGTGCCGATGACCCCGATGGAGGCGAGCCGCGCTTCCATGTCCGGCTCGGACATGGACAGGAACAGGGGCACGCCGGTCCTGAAGACGTGGATGGCCAGGCTGCTCCGGGTCGGGTCGCTGATGTCGGGGATATCGAAGTAGTCGTCCATCTCATCCTGAAAATAAACGAAACGGAGCAGGTCCCGCTCTTCGTCGAGCATGGCGATGAAGAAATTTTTCGCCTCGATGACCTCGCCTATGATGGCGTGGATGGTCTGGTACAGGTCCTGCAAATTGCGGGTCGTGTTGACTGCGGCGGAGATGGCGTAGAGGGCGTGCGTGGTGCGTTCGTTGAGCTTGCGTGCCGTGATGTCCTGCAGAAAACCTTCGAGATAGGCGATCTCGCCGTCCGCACTGCGGACCAGCCGCGTGCTGCCGGCCAGCCAGATGGCGGCGCCGTCCTTGCGTCTGCAATGGTATTCGTGATTCAGCAGTTCGCCCCCGGCGCGCATCTCGTCCAGAAAGGTCTGGCGGTCCCGGGGGGTGATGAGGATGTCCGTGGCGATGTTGTCGACGTTGGCGATGAGCTCTTCGGGCGAGTCGTAGGCAAGCATGGAGGCGAGGGCCGGGTTGACGGTCAGGAATTTCCCTTCGGGCGTGGCCTGGAAGATGCCGCTGCTGGCGTGCTCGATCATCAGCCGGAAGCGTTCCTCGCTTTCGCGCAGGGCGTCCTCGGCCTGCTTGCGCTGTGTGATGTCCGAGTGCGTGCCGGATATCCTGTAGATATTGCCGTTCGCGTCCTTGGAACTGGCGCCGCGCCCGAGTATCCAGCGGACGGAGCCATCCTTGTGAATTTGGCGGAATTCCAACTGGAACTGTTCGGTCTTGCCTTCGGAGCATTCCTTGTTGGCCGCAATGACCATTTCGCGGTCATCGGGGTGCAGGCTGTTCAGCCAGGAGCTTACGTGATTGGGAAATTCCTCCTCGGTGTAGCCGAGAATCTCGCGATAGCGGGGGGAGTAGAAGACCTCGTCGCTGGACAGTTCCCAGTCCCAGAGGCCGTCGTTGGCGCCGCGCGCCATGAGCTGGTATCGCTCTTCGCTTTTGCGCAGGGCGCGAAGGGCCTCGTTGCGCACGGTGACGTCGATGAGGGAGCAGACCTGATCGTCCGTGCCGGGAATGTCGCGAATGAAGACATGGATGCGCCGGGGTTGGCCGCCACGCGTGAGGAAGGTGAACTCGTAGTCGCTGAGCGGGTGGTTGGGCATCACCTCGGTGCGAATTTCCCTGTGCCCGGTCATGCGTAGGATTTCCTCGGGGGGCATGAAGTCCATCCAGGTCATGCACCCTTCGATCTCCTCGCGGCGAAAGCCGGACATGATGCAGAATTGCGAGTTGCAGCTCTTGATGATCGAGCTTTTGCCCAAGAGGACCATGGCCGTGCCGGTGGTTTCAAACAGCGTGCGGTAGTGGCACTCGCTGGAACGCAGGGCGCTCTCCACCTGCCGGATTTCGGACATGTCGATGGCCACGCCGTGCAGGCCCACGATTTCCCCGTTTCGTTTCAAGGGCTGCGAGAATATCTTGATGGGCAGGGATGAGCCGTCCTTGCGCAGGGCCGGGTACTCCTCCAGTTCGAACTCGTCGCAGGCCAGGGCCCTGCGGAGGTTGTGGTAGATGCGTTTGACGGAGTCCGGATGGATGATGTCGGTGAGATTGAGCCCGGCCCGGATGTCTTCCGGCGTGTAACCGAAGACTTCAAGGGCGTATTCGTTGACGTGGCGGAAAGTGCCTGTGCGGTCGAGTTCGAAGATGAATAGCGGCAGTTCGTCGGCTATGGGGGTGCGGCCCCGGTTGCGCATGTCGTCGAGCCTGGCGCGGAGCTCATCGAGCTCCGCGATGAGCTCTGCCTTGGTCTTGCTTTCGTCGCCTTTCATCGATTCTCCTGAAGGTCTTTTTAACTACAGGGGAGCCGAAAAAGAAGCAATGATAAAACACAGCCTTGTCTGTTGAAATGAAACTCGGCCAGGGGAGAGGCTATCTCCCCTGGGCGGGTTTGCGGCGCGGTTTGAAGGGCCGCTTTCCGGCCGGTTTGGCGCCCGGCTTCGCGCCCTTTCCGCCGTAGTTTCTGCCGGGTTTGCGCTTTTGCGCGGCGCGGCTCACCAGGGGCGAGCCCTCGCGGCTGTTGACCCGGTCGATGACCATGTCGGCCTCGGCGGCCGGGACGGTGAAGGTGGTCCGTTCGCCCTGAACGCGGACGTGCTGGACGGACCACGATTTGATCTTGGCGGCGGAGGTGATGAAGTCGACAAATCGCTTGGGGTGCATCCCGTGTGCCCGGCCCAGCGCGCAGACCATGTCGACCCGGCCCTGGCCCATGGGGCCGACGGTCTTGATTTCGCGGTAGCCGGATTTCACCAGTTCCTCGCCAAAGGCGTGGCGCAGCAGGGCGGCCACCACCATTTCGGCGGGCTTGTCGTTGAGCAGGTCCCCGGCCATGGCCAGATAGTCGTCGTGTCCTTCCTTTTCGAAGATGGCGTTCAGTTCGGCGGCCACCTTGCGCTTTTTGGAATGGATTACGTCCTCGATGCGCGGCAGGGGCTCCTTGTCGATATTGATGCCGGAGCTTCTGGCGATGAACATGAGCTTTCGGAATTCGCTCGGAGCTATCAGGCTGATGGCCACGCCCTTTTTACCGGCCCGACCCGTGCGTCCTGTGCGGTGAACAAAGGTCTGCGGGTCCTGGGGCAGGGCGAAGTTGACCACGTGGGTCAGGTCGGGCACGTCAATGCCGCGCGCGGCCACGTCCGTGGCCACCAGGATGGTCGCCTTGCGGGCACGGAAGCCGTTCAGGATCTGCTCGCGCCGGTTCTGGTTCAGGTCGCCGTGGATGGGCTCGGCCGGGTAGCCGCGGAGCGTGAGGCGTTCGGCTACCTTGTCGGCGTCGGCGCGGGTGCGCACGAAGACCAGGCCATAGAAGTCCGGACGGGCGTCGATGACCCTGCACAGGGCTTCGAATCGGTCCGAATTGGCCATTTCGTGAAAGACCTGGCGCGTCAGGGGAACGTCGGCGGTCTCGGGCTCGGCGGACAGAACCTCGAAGTCGTGCATGAATTCGGAGGCGATGGCCATGACCTGGCGGTCCATGGTAGCCGAGAACATGAGGGTGCGCCGGTCTTCGTTGGCGGAGGCCAGGATGGACCGGACGTCGTCCACAAAGCCCATGTTGCACATCTCGTCGGCCTCATCGAGGATGAAATAGGACAGGTGGTCGATGCGCAGGGAACCGCGCTCAAGGTGGTCCATGATTCGGCCCGGCGTGCCCACGACCACATCGGCTCCGTGCCGGAGCGCCTTGAGCTGAAGATGGATGGCCTGGCCGCCGTAGACGGGCAGCACGCGGATGCGTTTGCCTCCCTTGAGGGAGTCGATCTCTTCGGCCACCTGGATGGCCAGCTCGCGGGTCGGGGTCAGGATGAGCGACTGGACGCGGCGTTCTCCTTCCACGGCCGCTTCGAGAACGGGCAGGCCGAAAGCCGCGGTTTTGCCCGTGCCGGTCCGGGCGCGGCCGACGATGTCCCGGGAGCCGGAAAGCAGCCTCGGGATGGTCAGGGCCTGGATGGGAGTGGGGGCGGTGAACCCCTTGGACTTCAGGGCGGTCAAAATCGTATCGGACAGCCCGAGTTCCTGAAAATTGGTCATGATTAGCCTTTGTTAAAAAATGTTCGATGAGGCTCGTCCGAACGCCGCGACGCGACAGCGGCACGGCCGGGCCTGCGCTTGTGGGAGGTCTCGGAAGGGAGGAGGAGAAGGGGAGCCCGGGGGAAGGGGAAAGGGAGAAGAGCCTTGGGGGTTCCCCGCTTCCCTTTCCCCCGGCCGTCGGCTTGACGGTTACCTGGGACGGAAGGTGATTCTGCCCCGAGTGAGATCGTAGGGGGAAAGTTCCACGGTAACGGTGTCGCCGGGCATGACGCGGATGCGGAACTTACGCATTTTCCCGGAGATGTGGGCGAGCACGGTGTGACCGTTTTCAAGTTCAACGCGGAACATTGCGTTGGGCAGGGCTTCCTCGACGACGCCCTGGACGACGATTCCTTCTTCTTTCGACATATACTGCTTTACCTCTTGTTGGGGGAGACTGGAAAAGCCCGCCCCGGGTAGGGGCGGGCTGGGGTATGTCTTTTAAACGACGGGCGGCCGCGCTACCAGCGCGGGCGCTCGGGACGGGGACGGGCTTCGTTGACTTTGAGGTTGCGGCCTCCGAAATCGGAGCCGTCCAGGCTCTCGATGGCGGCGAGGGCGCCCTGGTCTTCCATTTCCACGAAGCCGAAGCCGCGGGGGCGGCCGGTCTCGCGATCGTTGATCAATTTGACGGAAATGACCTCTCCAAAGGTCTCGAACGCAGCGCGTACATCCTCTTCCGTGGCGCTCCAGGGCAGGTTGCCCACATAGATATTCTTAGCCATGAGTACCAAACTCCGAAAAAAAATTGAAAAAAAAGGCGATTTACGCCCGGTGAAACTAGATCAAGGAAACGTAAAGCGCGCAAGCTTTCCAGAACCTGAAGCCATTCCACCCTTGTCGGTGCGGACCGGCCGAAACCGGCTGTATCCCCGTGGATACCACCGACCACTGTAGTAGAGGGCCTTACGTGGGAGAAGGGGGATACGTCAAGAAAAAAATAATTTAAGAAGGCATATATCTTAGATAATAGCTCCCATATCCGAGAAAATCCTGTCCGGGTCGTACAGGTCGGGTCTTTTCGCCGCCAAGACTTCCATGGTCTTGAAGTATTCGTCCCAGCCGGACACCTCGGCGACCTTTTTTTTGTCCACGAAAATCTTGAAGATGGTGCCTTTGGGGCATTTGGTCATGTTGATTTCCAGAACACCCTCGCCGGTCATTTCCGTCCAGAAGGCGGACCAGGAAGAGCGGTCGCCCTCGGTTTTTTTGTATTTCTCGAAATAGGCCTCGAAAATCCGTTCAATTTCGGTGCGTTCCATGTGTCACCTTCTTTTGAAGTCTTCAAGGGAAAACCGGGTTCCGGCCACGTGTGCGGTTTTGAGCGGCTCGTAGCCGGGCTCGTCGGCTCCTCCGTGGTGGTATGCGCAGAAGAAATCGCCGTCCGCCATGCGCGTCCACCCGGAATAGCCGAAATCCGGCGCCGCCGCGTGCCGGTCGTTGCGCAGTTCCAGTATGCGGTCACGCGCCCAGGCGTCCGGCAATCCGTCCGCAGCGGTCCAGTTCCAAGCATACACGCGGTCATACGCGGGTTCAAGGATGTTCAGGGAAATTTGCTTCCACGTGCAGTCCGCCGCGTTGTCCTCGAAGGGATAGGGCGCGCCGAACATGACGGGCCGGGTTTCGGCGTGGTCGGGGGCAACCTCGATTTCGGCCCGGCGTTCGCCGTCGACCCAGACCGAGACTTTTCCGTTCGCGTATTCGAAGCGAAGCCTGTTGAATCGTCCGCGATTCAGAGGCACGGCGGTTTCCGGGGCCGCGTCCGGGATCATGCGTTCGGGCGTGATGCGCCACCAGCAGCCCGCGCGGACGCCGCAGCCGTTGGGCCCGGCCATGTCCACTCTGACTTCTGCCTCCAGGGTCATGGTCGCCGTGCGCGGGTCGGTCATGGGGCGCAGGGCGTAGCGGACCACGGAGTCGCCGCCCTCGGCGTTGCGTACGCGCATTCCCTTTTCGGTGAACGACGGATTGGCCGGATCGACGGCGCGCCCGTGGACCCGGAATCCCGAGGCAAGCTCTTCCGGCGTGCCGACCCAGGCGCAGGTTCCCCAGTCCGGGCCGGTGTTGCGGTAGGTGACGAGCAGCCGCCCGTCGTCGAGGGGGCCCATGGTCGGCCGGTGGCCGATGAGAGCTGTGGGCGCGAGAGGCGACCAGGTCCGCCCGTCGTCGTCGCTATGCGTCAGGTACATGGGTTCGAACACGAAGCTGTTTTCGCGCAACAGGGCCAGGATGCGGCCCGAGGGGAGTCGGGTCATGGACGCTTCGCACAGGACCAGGTTGCGCTCTGCGGCCAGCACCGACAGTTGCGACCAGTTGCGGCCCTGGTCCGTTGAGCGGAGCACCATCTGTTCGGTCGGGGGCTGCCTGATGGCGGCGAGTTCCTCGCCGCCAACATGCCGGTGCCCGGCGGTCAGCCAGCTTCCGTCGCTGGAGACCAGAAGCCGGTCGTGCATGTCGTGAGTCAGCCCCTTGGCTTCGAAGCCGCGCCAGGTGCGGCCGTTGTCGCGGCTTTTGAAAAAGAACCGCGAGCTGTCGGAAATGATGAGGGTGCCGTCCGGGAAGCGTTTTATACGTGGGCTGTGGCTGCGCGGAGAGTCCGGGTAGACCGGCTCGGACCATGTCCGCCCGTTGTCGCGGCTGGTTTTCACCACAAGGACGCGGCGGGTGGGTCGCACGTGCCGGTCGGCCTCGTTGTAGGCGACCACGAGGGTGCCGTCCGCGGCGCGGATCACATCCGGAAAGGCGAGGTAGCAGCCGTCCCTGCGGTCAATGACCACATGGCGGTCGGCTTGGTCCGAGAGGCTCGGCACGGGGAACCTCCGGCTACTCCCGTCCGCGCGAGTCTTCCACTCTCCTGGTTTTGGAGAAGCTGCGCGGCAGCTCGCCGGGGCCGAGGATGGTCACTTCGCCCCGCACCAGGATGTTCTTGCGGATTTCCTCGGCCAGGGCCTTGGCCAGGTCGTCGTCGCACCCGGAGGTCGCGCCGGGCGCGCGCTCCACGTGCACGGACATGTGGTCCAGGCCGTCCTTGCGGGTGAGGAATATCTTGTATTCGGCGGACAGTTCCTTGAAATGTTCGAGCACGGAACCGATCTGGCCGGGGTAGATGTTCACGCCCCGGAAGATGAACATGTCGTCGGACCGGCCCAGGATCTTGTCCAGGCGCGGCATGTTCACGCCGCAGGCGCATTGGCCCGGGATGAATCGCGTCAGGTCGTGGGTGCGGTAGCGGATGAGCGGGGACGCCTCCTTGCGCAGGGAGGTGACGACCTTTTCGCCCACTTCGCCCGGTGCCACGGGCTGGAGCGTCTCGGGGTCGATGATCTCGGTGATGAACATGTCCGCCCAGTAGTGGATGCCGTCGTGGGCCTCGCATTCCAGGCCGGTGCCGGGACCGTACAGCTCGGTCATGCCGATGATGTCGAAGCTGTCCTCCAGTCCCAGGGCTTCCTCGAACTGGCGGCGCATCTTGGGGGTGTGCGCTTCGGACCCGAAGATCGCCTTCTTGAGATTTATCTTGTCGGCCAGTCCCTGCTTCTGGACTTCCTCGCCCATGAGCAGGGCCATGGAGGCCGTGGAACACATGCAGGTGGGCTTGAGGTCGGTGAGCATCTGGAGCTGGATTTCCAAAAGCCCCGGCCCGACGGGCAGGGCCATGGCCCCGAACCGCTCGCAGCCGAGCTGGAAGCCCACGCCCGCAGTCCACAGGCCGTAACCGACGCATATCTGGACCCGGTCCTCGCGGGTCAGTCCGGCCAGTTCGTAGCAGCGGGCGAACATGTCCTTCCAGACGTCTATGTCGTTCTGCGTGTAGGCCAGGATCTTGCGCTTGCCGGTGGTTCCGCTG from Pseudodesulfovibrio thermohalotolerans includes the following:
- a CDS encoding sensor histidine kinase — protein: MKGDESKTKAELIAELDELRARLDDMRNRGRTPIADELPLFIFELDRTGTFRHVNEYALEVFGYTPEDIRAGLNLTDIIHPDSVKRIYHNLRRALACDEFELEEYPALRKDGSSLPIKIFSQPLKRNGEIVGLHGVAIDMSEIRQVESALRSSECHYRTLFETTGTAMVLLGKSSIIKSCNSQFCIMSGFRREEIEGCMTWMDFMPPEEILRMTGHREIRTEVMPNHPLSDYEFTFLTRGGQPRRIHVFIRDIPGTDDQVCSLIDVTVRNEALRALRKSEERYQLMARGANDGLWDWELSSDEVFYSPRYREILGYTEEEFPNHVSSWLNSLHPDDREMVIAANKECSEGKTEQFQLEFRQIHKDGSVRWILGRGASSKDANGNIYRISGTHSDITQRKQAEDALRESEERFRLMIEHASSGIFQATPEGKFLTVNPALASMLAYDSPEELIANVDNIATDILITPRDRQTFLDEMRAGGELLNHEYHCRRKDGAAIWLAGSTRLVRSADGEIAYLEGFLQDITARKLNERTTHALYAISAAVNTTRNLQDLYQTIHAIIGEVIEAKNFFIAMLDEERDLLRFVYFQDEMDDYFDIPDISDPTRSSLAIHVFRTGVPLFLSMSEPDMEARLASIGVIGTAPATWLGVPLRQGDKVVGTMVVQDYANPRQYTEEAVTFMTAVSEQVALAIERKTIEEALTRLNEELEDKVEQRTTEIETRKAELEEANRRLMTLDEVKSSMVSSVSHELRTPLTSIRGFAKLCAKDFSRHFLPQADSDKLAAKAARIQDNLEIIDTEGERLTRLINDFLDINRIESGKACWNDTLLNPSEVIREAVASAAGGFNASKDVELFTYLPETSRRIHADPDKIKQVLINLLNNAYKFTRKGRVTVALEENDAALTVSVSDTGPGIPTDELDEIFEKFHKSRLGDTVRNGEKGTGLGLAICKEIVEHYGGTIGVQSIEGSGSVFSFSLPSVSEDIRFSAN
- a CDS encoding DEAD/DEAH box helicase, giving the protein MTNFQELGLSDTILTALKSKGFTAPTPIQALTIPRLLSGSRDIVGRARTGTGKTAAFGLPVLEAAVEGERRVQSLILTPTRELAIQVAEEIDSLKGGKRIRVLPVYGGQAIHLQLKALRHGADVVVGTPGRIMDHLERGSLRIDHLSYFILDEADEMCNMGFVDDVRSILASANEDRRTLMFSATMDRQVMAIASEFMHDFEVLSAEPETADVPLTRQVFHEMANSDRFEALCRVIDARPDFYGLVFVRTRADADKVAERLTLRGYPAEPIHGDLNQNRREQILNGFRARKATILVATDVAARGIDVPDLTHVVNFALPQDPQTFVHRTGRTGRAGKKGVAISLIAPSEFRKLMFIARSSGINIDKEPLPRIEDVIHSKKRKVAAELNAIFEKEGHDDYLAMAGDLLNDKPAEMVVAALLRHAFGEELVKSGYREIKTVGPMGQGRVDMVCALGRAHGMHPKRFVDFITSAAKIKSWSVQHVRVQGERTTFTVPAAEADMVIDRVNSREGSPLVSRAAQKRKPGRNYGGKGAKPGAKPAGKRPFKPRRKPAQGR
- the infA gene encoding translation initiation factor IF-1, which codes for MSKEEGIVVQGVVEEALPNAMFRVELENGHTVLAHISGKMRKFRIRVMPGDTVTVELSPYDLTRGRITFRPR
- a CDS encoding RNA recognition motif domain-containing protein; the protein is MAKNIYVGNLPWSATEEDVRAAFETFGEVISVKLINDRETGRPRGFGFVEMEDQGALAAIESLDGSDFGGRNLKVNEARPRPERPRW
- a CDS encoding sialidase family protein, coding for MPSLSDQADRHVVIDRRDGCYLAFPDVIRAADGTLVVAYNEADRHVRPTRRVLVVKTSRDNGRTWSEPVYPDSPRSHSPRIKRFPDGTLIISDSSRFFFKSRDNGRTWRGFEAKGLTHDMHDRLLVSSDGSWLTAGHRHVGGEELAAIRQPPTEQMVLRSTDQGRNWSQLSVLAAERNLVLCEASMTRLPSGRILALLRENSFVFEPMYLTHSDDDGRTWSPLAPTALIGHRPTMGPLDDGRLLVTYRNTGPDWGTCAWVGTPEELASGFRVHGRAVDPANPSFTEKGMRVRNAEGGDSVVRYALRPMTDPRTATMTLEAEVRVDMAGPNGCGVRAGCWWRITPERMIPDAAPETAVPLNRGRFNRLRFEYANGKVSVWVDGERRAEIEVAPDHAETRPVMFGAPYPFEDNAADCTWKQISLNILEPAYDRVYAWNWTAADGLPDAWARDRILELRNDRHAAAPDFGYSGWTRMADGDFFCAYHHGGADEPGYEPLKTAHVAGTRFSLEDFKRR
- a CDS encoding phenylacetate--CoA ligase family protein, with the translated sequence MDHRFIPNLTEDQIADIQLEGLKWTVGHTYANSPFYQARLKETGVEPGDIASLDDLGKLPFTTAEDLKDGYPLPLLSVPERDVVRIHGSSGTTGKRKILAYTQNDIDVWKDMFARCYELAGLTREDRVQICVGYGLWTAGVGFQLGCERFGAMALPVGPGLLEIQLQMLTDLKPTCMCSTASMALLMGEEVQKQGLADKINLKKAIFGSEAHTPKMRRQFEEALGLEDSFDIIGMTELYGPGTGLECEAHDGIHYWADMFITEIIDPETLQPVAPGEVGEKVVTSLRKEASPLIRYRTHDLTRFIPGQCACGVNMPRLDKILGRSDDMFIFRGVNIYPGQIGSVLEHFKELSAEYKIFLTRKDGLDHMSVHVERAPGATSGCDDDLAKALAEEIRKNILVRGEVTILGPGELPRSFSKTRRVEDSRGRE